A DNA window from Arachis hypogaea cultivar Tifrunner chromosome 18, arahy.Tifrunner.gnm2.J5K5, whole genome shotgun sequence contains the following coding sequences:
- the LOC112770774 gene encoding dolichol-phosphate mannose synthase subunit 3 isoform X1 — protein sequence MKHIVKIFSLVVAITALWIGLLQSSVIPRSHTWLLPVYFVVSLGCYGLLMVGVGLMNFPTCPQEALLLQKDIVEAKEYLKQRGVDVSSS from the exons ATGAAGCACATTGTGAAGATTTTCTCATTGGTGGTGGCCATCACTGCATTATGGATTGGCCTCTTACAATCATCTGTAATTCCACGTAGTCATACTTGGCTG CTACCAGTCTATTTTGTTGTGTCTTTAGGATGTTATGGTCTGTTAATGGTTGGAGTTGGTCTAATGAATTTCCCAACTTGTCCTCAAGAAGCTCTGCTGTTGCAAAAG GACATTGTGGAGGCCAAGGAATATCTGAAGCAAAGAGGAGTTGATGTTAGCTCTAGCTGA
- the LOC112770774 gene encoding uncharacterized protein isoform X2: MATKQQRPDGDVSKLDQHFQKWWIHATSLFCCVFRMLWSVNGWSWSNEFPNLSSRSSAVAKGHCGGQGISEAKRS, translated from the exons ATGGCAACAAAACAGCAGCGGCCCGACGGTGATGTGAGCAAGCTTGATCAGCATTTTCAGAAGTGGTGGATCCATG CTACCAGTCTATTTTGTTGTGTCTTTAGGATGTTATGGTCTGTTAATGGTTGGAGTTGGTCTAATGAATTTCCCAACTTGTCCTCAAGAAGCTCTGCTGTTGCAAAAG GACATTGTGGAGGCCAAGGAATATCTGAAGCAAAGAGGAGTTGA